The Haloplanus sp. CK5-1 genome segment CGTCCTTGAGGCGGACCGTGTCGACGCCCAGATCGGCCGCGAGGCCGTCCGCGGGCAGCGACGGCGTCGCCCCCTCCCCCGCCGAGACGGCGCACTCGGCCGGCACGGGGAGGAGGGCGTCGTACCCCCACATCGAGTCGGGCGCGGTCGGGAGCGAGTCGGGATCGACGGCTCCGAGGTCGTACACCGGATCGAGCGGTGCGCCGGCGTCGCCGCGGCCGACGTGGGTCGTCGGGTATCGGTCGCCGGTCGCCGTGCAGTCCAGTCCGACGAACGCGTCGGCGGTGTCCATGACGGCGGTTGCGACCGGAGCGGCAAATCCCTGTCCATGGGTTCTTTGGTCCCGCCGACCGACCGCCCGACATGGACGATCGATCGTCGGTCGCCGTCGTGGGTGCGGGACTCGCCGGCCTCGTCGCCGCGCGACACCTCGCCGACGCCGGCGCGGACGTGACCGTCTTCGAACGACGCGAGACGGTCGGTGGCCGGGTGCGAACCCGCCACTTGGACGGCTTCACGCTCGACCGTGGCTTCCAGGTGCTCTTTACCGCCTACCCCGCCGTCCGGCGCGAACTCGACCTCGGCGCCCTCGACCTGCAGTCGTTCTCGCCGGGTGCGGTCATCGCCCGCCCGGGCGAGCGGTCGACGCTCTCCGACCCGCTCCGTGACCCCTTCTCGCTCACCGACAGCCTGTTCAACCGCGAGGTGTCGACGACCGACAAACTCCGGACGCTCGCGCTCCGGCAACACGTCGGTGACCGCGACGAGACGGAGATATTCGAGAGCCCGGACGCCCGCATCGACGACTACCTCCGCGACTGGGGGTTCACGGAGCGCTACCTCGACAACTTCGTCGCCCCCTTCTACGGCGGCATCACCCTCGACCGCACGCTGTCGACCTCGAAACGGGTCTTCGAGTACACGTTCAAGGCGATGAGCGAGGGCCGTATCGCCCTCCCCGCGTCCGGCATGGGGGCCATCCCCGAGCAGTTGGCCGACCGCGCCCGCGACGCAGGGGCGACCCTCCGCCTCGACGACCCCGTCGCCGTCGTCGACCCACACGGCGGTGCCGACGGGACGGTCACCGTCGAAACCGAGGGCGACGTCCGGACCGTCGACGCCGCCGTCGTCGCCACCGACCCCCGGACCGCGCGCCGTCTCACCGGCGTCGGCGCCATCCCCACCGCCGCTCGACCCGCCGTGACGGGCTACTACGCCCTCCCCGACGGGAGTGGGATCGACGGACGGAAGATCCACCTGAACGCGGCCGACGGTCACCCGAACGTCGTCGTCCCGCTCTCCACCGTCGCGCCGACGTACGCCCCCGACGACCGGACGCTCCTCGGTGCGACCTTCCTCGGCGACGACGCGTTGGACGCCGACCCGGACACGCTCCGGGAGGCGACCCGCGACACTCTCGCGTCGTGGTACCCCGAACGTCTGTTCGACGGGCTCGAACGCGTCCACACCGACCGGATCGAGTTCGCGCAGTTCGACCAGCCACCCGGCGTCCACGACGACCTCCCTGACCCCCGCGACCCCGAAGGCGCGGTGTACCTCGCCGGCGACTACACCGCGTGGTCGTCGATCCAAGGCGCGATGCGGAGCGGGCGCGAGGCGGCCGCGGCGGTTCGGGGCGACCTGTAATCCCGTCCCGCCGCACGCTGGGCAACGTATTTCCCCACCACCCACCGATCCCGGGCAGTGCACGACGCGCTAGTGGAGGCCGGTGTCGACCGTTGTCGGCGAGCGGAGATGTCTATCGTCCGCCCGGAGAGCGGCGGACAGCCACCCGCGATTGCGACACCGGACGCCGGGGCCGCCGTCGACCCTAGCCTCCCGCTTCCGACCGCCGACCGTCCGGTCGCGGTCGAACCGATCGGGGAGCCCTCGCCGACGCTCGTCCTCTCGCGACTCTGGAACGACCATCGACACGACCGGACGGCGTCGTTCGTCGTCACCGACGGCGACGCCGCCGAGCGGATCGAGGCGTTGCTCACCGATCCTGTCGGCATTCGGGCCGCCGCCGACCGCGGCCGGACGTTCCACGCTGGCTCGGGTCGGGTTCCGCTCGCGGAGGGTGGGTACGCGGCCGTCCCCGCCGGGACCTCCCTCCGGTGGCGCGAGTCGACCACCGCGGGGGCGGCGGACTCCGAACGGTCGGTCGACGACCCGTGGCTCGAACTGCACGCAGACGGCGCCGTCGTCACCCGCCTCGACGGCGTCGACGCGCTCGACTGCCCGTCGCGGGTCCGTTCCGTACGCCTACGCGCGGGACCGCGACAAGCAGATCCGGGTCGTCGACTCCGCCGGGCGGCCGGTCCAGCGCTACCCCGGGATCGGCGCGATGCGGGACGGTGGCTTCCGGCCCGTTCCCGCGCCACTGGTCCCCGAGCACATGTTCGACGGCCCGATAGATGGCTGGTGGGCCGTCACCGTCGCCGACCGACGGTAGCGTCCCCGATCCGTCCGCTCAGTCCACGTCCGCGAAGTACGTGGGACCACGGAACCGGCCCGTCAGGTCGGTGAGAGCCATCGACCCACAGCGTCCGCAGGCGGCCGTCGCGGTGTTCGATGCCGCCATGGGGACGGCGGCGACGGTGTCGCAGTCCTCGCAGGCGACGTAGCGCAAACCGAGCACGGTCTTTGGTCGGTCGTCGCCGGACAAAAGCGTGTCTTCGACCCCGCGGACCGAACGGTCATACGTGCTCGGTCCCAGGTACCGGTGATGGTGTCGCTCCGCACTCGCCTCCGGTTGCTGTCGGTCCTCGGACTGGTTGCAGGCGTCGCTCACCTCGTGTTCGCCGACCGGATCCTCGCGGCCGCCCGGTGGGGATACGACAGGACTCTCGCCGTCGACTTCGACCCTCGGCCGAACGCGGTCCGCCGGGTTCGACTCGTCGGCGTCCTGTTCGTCGGTCTCTCGGCCCTCGTCGAGTACGTCAGTCGGGTCGTCGGCGGTAGCGTTTAGTCGACCGTATCCCACACTCCCACCGTGTGTCCACAGCCTGGCTTTCACTCGCTCCACGACGAAGCCGCCGCTACCCTCGAAGTCGAGGGATCGCTCCCCGATTGGCTGACCGGGAGCCTCCTCCGTGCCGGACCGGGTGCCTTCGAGATGCCCGACGGCAGCGCCGTCGACCACTGGTTCGACGGTCTCGCGGTGTGCTACCGCTTTACGTTTGACCCCGGCGACCGAGGCCGGAGCGACGCCGACGGTGGGACCACCGACACCGTCCACTACCGCAACCGGTTCCTCCGGACCGACGCCTATCGGGCCGCCCGCGACGGCGAGTTCACCGGCGGGTTCGCCACGGGGGAGACGACGCTTCGGGACCGACTCCGGTCGCTACTCTCCGACCCGTACGACAACACGAACATCGTCGTCGAACGGGTCGGTGATCGGTATCTCGCTCTGACCGAGTCACCGCGCCGTGTCGTCGTTGACCCGAACACGCTGGGGACGCGTGGCCACGACGAGTACGACGGCTCCGCCCCGACGGGGCAACTCGCCTGTGCACACCCGAAACGCGACCCGGCGACGGGGACGCTCCTGAACGTCGAGACCGGATTCGGCCGAACCCATCAGTATCACGTCCACACCCGGACGCCCGCGGGCGACCGTCGCCACGTCGGCAGCGTCGCGACGGACGCCCCGGCGTACATGCACAGTTTCGCGCTCACCCCTCGGTACGTCGTGTTGACCGAGTTCCCCCTGCGGGTCGATCCCACCCAATTCTTCCGCCCGGGGCGACAGCCACCTTTCATCGAACAGTTCGAGTGGCAGCCCGACCGCGGCACACGGATCGTCGTCCTCGACCGAACGACTGGCGAGGTGGTGGCGACGCCGACGACGGACCCCCTCTTCGGCTTCCACCACGTCAACGCGTTCGAACGCGACGGCGGCCGGCAGATCGTCTTCGACCTCGAAACCGTGCCCGACGCGAGCGGTATCGGCGACCTCTACCTCGACGAACTCCGCGAGGGCGACCTGGGCGCCATCGCCGGCCGACTGGAACGTTTCACCGTCGACCTCGGGGGGAACCGCTACGGCGTCGACGACGCGACCGTCTCCCGCGAGACGCTGTACGCCGACGGGACCGCACTGCCAACGGTATCGCCCGCCCGGTGGTGTCGCCCCCACCAGTACGTCTACGCGATGAGCATGGACCAACCGGCCACCGACTGGGCCCGCGGCGTCCTGAAAGTCGACACCGAGACGGGAGACGTGATCGAACACACCGACGGCGGCGCGTACTTCGGCGAACCGATATTCGTCCCCGGCCCGGGTGACGCGGTCGACGACGGCGTCGTCCTCACCGTGGTGCTCGATCCCGATACGGACCGGTCGCGACTGCTCGTCCTCGACGGCGGGACGCTCGCCGAACGGGCGCGGGCGACGCTCCCCCACGCCGCACCCTTCGACTTCCACGGCCGCTACTTCCCGGAAATAACGGTGGCTGCGCGCGTGAACGGCGTGTCCGTCGGATGACCGACCCGAACAGTTGTACCGCTGGGCGAGCAATCTCCGTGTCGACCACCGACGGCCGGGACGGCCACTGCGTCGTCGCGGTCCGGTCGCCGGACGGCGACTCGGTAGAACTCGTCGTCACCCTCGCCGTCCGCGACCTGTTTCTCGACAGACTTGGACGACGGGTCGCCCGTCGAGGAACGGGTCTGGTACCGCCAGCGCGGCGAGTGATGGCCGACCACCGCGGACGACCCGTCCGATCACACCTCAACATTTTTTATTTTTCAGTTTACAGTTTCTGGCGATGAGCGGGGAGCCACCGGACGTCGATCGACCGATCCCGGCGGAGGAACTGACGGCGACGATCAGCGACGCGAACGACCCCGAGTTCGTCCGTCGCCTCGTGTTCGTCCGGAGTCTCTACGCCGGCGACGCGGTGGCGGACGCCGCCGACCGGGTCGGCTGTTCCGTCGGCACGGGGTGGCACTGGCTGACGACGTGGAACGAGGGGGGAATCGACGCCCTGCGTCCGACGCGACCCCTGATTCGGCGGGGTCTCGTCGCGTGCTACGTCGTCGTCTCCGTCGTCGTCGTCGCTGTCTCGGCAGGGGTGTTCTTCGGCACCGTCAACGGCGTCGCGGGATCGGTGTTCCCGGCGGACTACGGCATCCTCGACGCCGCGCGGGTCCCGCCGTACGTCTACCTCTTCGCCCTCGTCGGCGGGTTCGGCTACGTCTTCACCGCCCTCATCGACGACGAGGGCCGGAGCGTCGGGGACTTGCTCCAGGACGGCGTGCGCCTCGTTGCCGCCCTCCCCCTCGCGGCCGGATCGTATCTGTTGCTCGGGTTCTTCCGAATCGACGGCGGTGCGTCGGCCCCGACGCCGGTCGTGGGCGGGATAGCGTTTCTCACCGGCCTCTCGGTGAACGTCGCCCACAAGCGTTTCGCCAGCCTCGCCAAACGGCTCCTCCCAGCCGACGGCGACGCGTGATTTAATATCCGGGCCGTCCGAGACGACCGTATGGCACCACGCCCGGATTGGCTCCCCACCCGTACGGACGAGGCGGTCGTCTGGCGGGGCGCGCCCCGACTCCGGCGCGTCCTCCCGACCGTCGCCGCGTCGTCGTGTTGGATCGCCCTCCTCGTCGCCGTCGCCGTCGTCTCTCCCGGACCGACCCGTTCGGTTCCGCGGGTCGTCCTCGTCGG includes the following:
- a CDS encoding NAD(P)/FAD-dependent oxidoreductase produces the protein MDDRSSVAVVGAGLAGLVAARHLADAGADVTVFERRETVGGRVRTRHLDGFTLDRGFQVLFTAYPAVRRELDLGALDLQSFSPGAVIARPGERSTLSDPLRDPFSLTDSLFNREVSTTDKLRTLALRQHVGDRDETEIFESPDARIDDYLRDWGFTERYLDNFVAPFYGGITLDRTLSTSKRVFEYTFKAMSEGRIALPASGMGAIPEQLADRARDAGATLRLDDPVAVVDPHGGADGTVTVETEGDVRTVDAAVVATDPRTARRLTGVGAIPTAARPAVTGYYALPDGSGIDGRKIHLNAADGHPNVVVPLSTVAPTYAPDDRTLLGATFLGDDALDADPDTLREATRDTLASWYPERLFDGLERVHTDRIEFAQFDQPPGVHDDLPDPRDPEGAVYLAGDYTAWSSIQGAMRSGREAAAAVRGDL
- a CDS encoding carotenoid oxygenase family protein — translated: MCPQPGFHSLHDEAAATLEVEGSLPDWLTGSLLRAGPGAFEMPDGSAVDHWFDGLAVCYRFTFDPGDRGRSDADGGTTDTVHYRNRFLRTDAYRAARDGEFTGGFATGETTLRDRLRSLLSDPYDNTNIVVERVGDRYLALTESPRRVVVDPNTLGTRGHDEYDGSAPTGQLACAHPKRDPATGTLLNVETGFGRTHQYHVHTRTPAGDRRHVGSVATDAPAYMHSFALTPRYVVLTEFPLRVDPTQFFRPGRQPPFIEQFEWQPDRGTRIVVLDRTTGEVVATPTTDPLFGFHHVNAFERDGGRQIVFDLETVPDASGIGDLYLDELREGDLGAIAGRLERFTVDLGGNRYGVDDATVSRETLYADGTALPTVSPARWCRPHQYVYAMSMDQPATDWARGVLKVDTETGDVIEHTDGGAYFGEPIFVPGPGDAVDDGVVLTVVLDPDTDRSRLLVLDGGTLAERARATLPHAAPFDFHGRYFPEITVAARVNGVSVG
- a CDS encoding helix-turn-helix domain-containing protein gives rise to the protein MSGEPPDVDRPIPAEELTATISDANDPEFVRRLVFVRSLYAGDAVADAADRVGCSVGTGWHWLTTWNEGGIDALRPTRPLIRRGLVACYVVVSVVVVAVSAGVFFGTVNGVAGSVFPADYGILDAARVPPYVYLFALVGGFGYVFTALIDDEGRSVGDLLQDGVRLVAALPLAAGSYLLLGFFRIDGGASAPTPVVGGIAFLTGLSVNVAHKRFASLAKRLLPADGDA